The following proteins are co-located in the Paenibacillus sp. JNUCC32 genome:
- a CDS encoding prolipoprotein diacylglyceryl transferase, with translation MHNELIHIGPLTIYGYGLMIAIGILIAYKVVAHRAASRQVELSHVSSLTFWSLLGGLVGAKLLFWITQMNHIVQDPSMVLNFSEGFVVYGGIIGGIGVGYAYCKKKKINFLKYLDLFVPSLALAQGFGRIGCLLAGCCYGEETEGWFGITFHDSELAPNDVKLIPTQILESVFSFSIFFLLIYMARRKRPNGLIAGLYLILYSLGRFIIEFFRGDIIRGQFGSLATSQWIALTVVLLTCIVFLTRTQKKMTT, from the coding sequence ATGCACAATGAACTCATTCATATCGGACCTCTGACCATTTACGGCTATGGATTGATGATTGCAATCGGAATCCTGATTGCTTACAAGGTTGTTGCTCATAGAGCAGCTTCCAGACAAGTAGAACTCTCCCATGTTTCCTCTCTGACTTTTTGGAGCTTATTAGGCGGGTTGGTCGGCGCTAAGCTTTTGTTTTGGATCACTCAGATGAACCATATCGTCCAGGATCCTTCGATGGTTCTGAATTTTTCGGAAGGATTCGTGGTGTACGGTGGAATTATTGGGGGGATTGGGGTCGGTTATGCCTATTGTAAGAAGAAAAAGATAAACTTTCTAAAATACCTTGACCTTTTTGTGCCCTCCCTTGCATTAGCGCAGGGCTTTGGAAGAATCGGCTGCCTTCTCGCCGGTTGCTGTTATGGTGAAGAAACGGAGGGGTGGTTTGGAATTACGTTTCACGATTCCGAGCTTGCCCCGAATGATGTCAAACTCATTCCTACGCAAATATTAGAGAGCGTATTCAGCTTTTCTATTTTTTTCTTGCTGATTTATATGGCTAGAAGAAAAAGACCTAACGGCCTAATAGCAGGTCTTTATCTCATACTTTATAGTTTAGGTAGATTTATTATCGAATTTTTCAGAGGCGATATCATCCGAGGCCAGTTCGGTTCTCTTGCTACTTCGCAGTGGATCGCATTAACCGTTGTTTTGCTCACGTGCATCGTATTCTTAACCCGGACTCAAAAAAAGATGACGACTTAA
- a CDS encoding M56 family metallopeptidase encodes MNPTIRLRCAYALMIAFVAVVMVHMGMLITNQIRNGVVQGPVLNYALIDIVIAYTLGQIIWRSTRQLVLSHKWLRHFRANRHDKLTKRLNYKYRDWGTEIIVVQDDAFVALTMGLLRPRIVVSTTVLAMFTDKEIKAILLHERYHCCNYDGLKMFFSALLADAFGYLPIVKPILRYYQTWQELFADRYAIRQMGTEQYLGSVLLQLAKLGKLQRYETAVHFANTTLEYRVMQVLEPDRGVNVPLALLKPFLRSCSILLLLMLGGDS; translated from the coding sequence ATGAATCCTACCATACGGCTAAGATGTGCCTACGCGCTGATGATCGCATTCGTAGCTGTTGTCATGGTACATATGGGAATGCTCATTACAAACCAGATTCGAAACGGAGTGGTTCAAGGCCCCGTACTGAATTACGCCTTAATCGACATTGTCATTGCGTATACCCTTGGTCAGATCATTTGGCGAAGTACCCGGCAGTTGGTTTTATCGCACAAATGGTTAAGGCACTTCCGTGCCAACAGGCACGACAAATTAACCAAGCGGCTCAATTACAAATACCGCGACTGGGGCACGGAAATCATCGTGGTACAGGACGATGCCTTTGTGGCTCTGACGATGGGTCTTCTGCGACCGAGAATTGTCGTATCCACTACCGTTTTAGCGATGTTTACTGACAAGGAAATAAAGGCGATTTTACTGCATGAACGATATCACTGCTGCAATTACGATGGATTAAAAATGTTTTTTTCGGCCTTGCTGGCAGACGCCTTTGGATATTTGCCGATCGTTAAACCGATTCTTCGCTACTATCAGACGTGGCAAGAGCTGTTTGCTGACCGCTACGCCATCCGGCAGATGGGTACGGAGCAGTATTTAGGCAGCGTCTTATTACAATTAGCGAAACTCGGAAAGCTTCAGCGGTATGAGACAGCCGTGCATTTTGCGAATACGACATTGGAGTACCGGGTCATGCAGGTTCTTGAGCCTGATCGAGGCGTGAATGTTCCGTTAGCCCTGCTGAAGCCTTTTCTGAGATCCTGTTCCATTTTGCTGCTCCTCATGTTGGGCGGGGATTCATAA
- a CDS encoding BlaI/MecI/CopY family transcriptional regulator: MKIKKMNIDGEGLNRFFGPLESRIMDILWSSEALSIKEVQSILNQESPISINTVMTVMNRLLDKGLLTKAMMGTGRTRAAKFSPLQSREQFLTEQTKEVSQGLIQEYGSLVVNHMIDALDDVDPEVIAKLERKLNDIKRGKKQ; this comes from the coding sequence ATGAAGATTAAGAAAATGAATATCGATGGCGAGGGCCTGAATCGATTTTTTGGACCACTGGAGTCAAGAATTATGGATATTCTCTGGTCTTCGGAAGCACTGAGTATCAAGGAAGTGCAGTCGATCCTGAATCAGGAGAGCCCGATCTCGATCAATACGGTGATGACCGTCATGAATCGTCTTCTGGATAAAGGCCTGCTGACAAAGGCAATGATGGGAACCGGCCGGACACGGGCAGCCAAGTTCAGTCCGCTGCAGTCGAGGGAGCAATTTCTCACCGAACAGACGAAAGAAGTGTCGCAGGGACTCATTCAAGAATATGGGAGCTTGGTCGTGAACCACATGATCGATGCGCTGGATGATGTCGATCCCGAGGTGATCGCAAAGCTGGAGCGTAAATTAAACGATATCAAACGCGGGAAAAAGCAATGA
- a CDS encoding GNAT family N-acetyltransferase: MEEFPMIETNRLFMRELTLDDAESIYRHFSYHEVTKFMDIEACKDIHEAVDIITFHIHDSGCRYGLFGKDKNELIGTCGFHCWIKDEEETRAEIGFDLSPDYWGKGFMQEALHELIPIGFNLMKLDCIEATTEIENVQSQRLLEKMGFTKEPDLKDRLMYFTLYKNQNRRMIQEGIE; this comes from the coding sequence ATGGAAGAATTTCCGATGATTGAAACCAACAGACTGTTCATGCGAGAATTAACACTTGATGATGCTGAATCCATATACAGGCACTTTTCTTACCACGAAGTCACAAAATTTATGGATATCGAAGCATGTAAAGACATACATGAAGCAGTGGACATTATTACGTTTCATATCCATGATTCGGGCTGCAGGTACGGGCTGTTCGGAAAAGACAAGAACGAACTCATTGGAACATGTGGGTTTCATTGTTGGATAAAGGACGAAGAAGAAACAAGAGCTGAGATCGGTTTTGATCTATCCCCGGATTACTGGGGGAAAGGATTCATGCAAGAGGCTCTGCATGAACTGATTCCGATAGGGTTTAATTTGATGAAACTTGATTGTATCGAAGCGACAACGGAAATTGAAAACGTTCAATCACAAAGGTTATTAGAGAAGATGGGATTCACTAAAGAGCCTGATTTAAAGGATCGTTTGATGTATTTTACATTATATAAAAATCAAAATAGAAGGATGATTCAGGAGGGGATAGAGTGA
- a CDS encoding DUF6985 domain-containing protein, producing the protein MTERFQLKNVGVEDPSDESGMSGFGYLALFQCNVEYRFSTEDMSVKEAEIYIQDVLNQLPAETVHGICKKACEWKDLKMSSDTADYPPGLGEVYGADILEFMSVEQVDLYRNPYGRNDHTFGAILGGGAEWDSENGLEIVIRGSEVLEVREYLGYGADAIWSETDESE; encoded by the coding sequence GTGACCGAAAGATTTCAGTTGAAAAATGTTGGTGTCGAGGATCCTTCAGATGAAAGCGGCATGTCGGGGTTTGGGTATCTTGCGTTGTTCCAATGTAATGTCGAATATCGTTTCAGCACGGAAGACATGAGTGTGAAGGAAGCGGAAATTTACATACAAGACGTGCTGAATCAGCTGCCGGCTGAAACCGTACATGGAATATGCAAGAAAGCATGCGAGTGGAAAGACCTCAAAATGTCCAGCGATACGGCTGATTATCCTCCCGGGTTAGGTGAGGTGTATGGAGCGGATATTTTGGAGTTTATGTCCGTAGAGCAAGTTGATCTTTATCGAAATCCTTATGGTCGAAACGATCATACTTTCGGAGCCATCCTGGGTGGAGGAGCAGAGTGGGACTCTGAAAATGGCCTGGAAATTGTGATACGGGGCAGTGAGGTTCTAGAGGTGCGTGAGTATTTAGGATATGGCGCAGACGCCATTTGGAGCGAAACCGACGAAAGTGAATAA
- a CDS encoding HAD-IIIA family hydrolase → MVRQAVFIDRDGTLGGTDRVVLPGEFELYPKVKDSIQSLRAAGMLICSFTNQPGIARGEATMGEFESELSAFGFDKIYLCAHEHGAGCECRKPSAGMLLKAAEDNHLDLAKCYVIGDRWTDMVAAKEAGCKKALVMTGAGAKELEKYNNHEYFGKWKDAYPDFIATDLNEAVTWILEGGVNK, encoded by the coding sequence TTGGTCAGGCAAGCGGTTTTTATAGATAGGGACGGAACTCTTGGAGGAACTGACCGGGTTGTTTTGCCCGGTGAATTTGAGCTTTATCCGAAGGTAAAGGATTCGATTCAATCTCTCAGAGCCGCTGGGATGCTTATTTGTTCGTTTACGAATCAACCTGGAATTGCTCGTGGCGAAGCAACGATGGGAGAATTCGAGTCGGAATTGTCAGCCTTTGGTTTTGACAAGATCTATCTTTGTGCGCATGAGCATGGAGCAGGTTGTGAATGTAGAAAGCCATCCGCAGGGATGCTGTTGAAAGCCGCAGAAGACAATCATCTGGACTTAGCCAAGTGTTATGTCATTGGGGACAGGTGGACGGATATGGTGGCTGCCAAAGAAGCCGGCTGCAAGAAAGCGTTAGTGATGACAGGGGCCGGAGCCAAGGAACTGGAAAAATATAATAACCACGAGTACTTCGGCAAATGGAAAGATGCGTATCCTGATTTTATCGCGACAGACTTGAATGAAGCCGTGACATGGATATTAGAAGGGGGAGTAAATAAATGA
- a CDS encoding NUDIX hydrolase, translated as MNPAKHFVSAAAIVINEKDEILLIKGPQRGWEMPGGVVEIGESPEQAAIRETKEESGIDIEIMQFCGIFHNVKDSICNTLFLAKPVGGVPIITEESLETGFFPIEEALQMVNFMNFRARIEMCLNPAAHPIYVEF; from the coding sequence ATGAATCCAGCCAAGCATTTTGTGTCTGCCGCTGCCATCGTAATCAATGAAAAGGACGAGATTTTGCTCATTAAAGGACCGCAGCGAGGATGGGAGATGCCTGGGGGCGTCGTGGAGATCGGAGAATCTCCCGAACAAGCTGCGATTAGGGAAACGAAGGAAGAATCGGGGATCGATATAGAAATCATGCAGTTTTGCGGTATCTTCCATAATGTGAAAGACAGTATATGCAATACATTGTTTCTGGCCAAGCCCGTTGGAGGAGTTCCGATCATAACCGAAGAGAGTTTGGAGACTGGTTTTTTTCCAATCGAAGAAGCACTGCAGATGGTTAACTTTATGAACTTTCGGGCGCGAATTGAAATGTGTTTAAACCCGGCGGCACATCCGATCTATGTCGAGTTCTAG
- a CDS encoding DinB family protein, whose product MLYDLQGEGNMSTIVGMLYGAVRENSERLKSVSEGMSQEEVDYKGPGGHYNSAAQLIKHITYVDLNWVYRIKREVLPPSLKDEYGPMIDEHNKLPMVRGISLDTLLSKYEVVFNLLKDACSQLTDADLDRIVTFGHENEKQATLRWGLWHMADHNRYHQAHINQLRKWYSEQRSGMESE is encoded by the coding sequence ATGCTATATGATTTGCAAGGTGAAGGGAATATGTCAACGATCGTGGGCATGTTATATGGCGCTGTCAGAGAGAACAGTGAGAGGCTAAAGTCCGTATCCGAGGGCATGTCGCAAGAGGAAGTTGATTATAAGGGACCTGGTGGTCATTATAATAGCGCCGCTCAATTAATAAAACATATCACGTACGTTGATCTGAATTGGGTTTATCGGATCAAAAGAGAGGTGCTCCCCCCGTCGTTAAAGGACGAGTACGGCCCGATGATCGATGAACATAACAAGCTGCCAATGGTCAGAGGGATCTCTCTGGACACGCTCCTATCTAAATATGAAGTTGTATTCAATTTACTGAAAGATGCATGCTCGCAGTTAACGGATGCCGATCTGGATCGCATCGTCACATTCGGACACGAGAATGAAAAGCAAGCCACCCTTCGCTGGGGCTTGTGGCATATGGCCGACCATAACCGTTATCATCAGGCCCATATTAATCAGCTTAGAAAGTGGTACTCCGAGCAAAGGAGTGGAATGGAAAGTGAGTAG
- a CDS encoding GNAT family N-acetyltransferase, translating into MMTHKEMIHIVQTQLAIDLNCTVDDLNGEKDRVIFVDARENPGRRPYPRNERYFEMLSMGKSIVVSATPERLAIAKTFMQGKDRDTIFSLPFIRGLYLHFLPDLERIQPMPPPAGVSYEVVEENEISRLMGLEGLEDAIVTDPGRPYQTVLAVIAKHNGRIVGMAGACNVCAAMWQIGIEVLPGFRQMGLASYLVNRLTFEVLHRGRVPTYDVISSNIASQRVAYRVAYYPAFVTDWRVDFRDFESN; encoded by the coding sequence ATGATGACGCATAAAGAAATGATACATATCGTGCAGACCCAGCTGGCGATTGATCTGAATTGTACGGTGGATGACTTAAACGGGGAAAAAGACCGCGTGATTTTTGTAGACGCCAGAGAGAATCCAGGGCGGAGACCGTATCCGAGAAACGAACGTTATTTCGAAATGTTGTCGATGGGCAAATCGATTGTGGTGTCGGCTACGCCGGAACGGCTGGCGATTGCCAAAACGTTTATGCAAGGGAAAGACAGGGATACGATTTTTTCGCTGCCGTTTATTAGGGGGCTTTATTTGCATTTTCTCCCGGATCTAGAGAGAATCCAGCCGATGCCGCCACCGGCCGGGGTTTCGTATGAAGTGGTGGAGGAGAATGAGATTTCAAGGCTTATGGGGCTTGAGGGATTGGAGGATGCCATTGTAACCGACCCGGGGCGTCCTTATCAGACGGTATTGGCCGTAATCGCCAAGCACAATGGCAGGATTGTTGGCATGGCAGGGGCTTGTAACGTGTGTGCCGCGATGTGGCAAATCGGAATCGAGGTACTCCCTGGCTTTCGCCAAATGGGATTGGCGTCTTATCTTGTAAACCGTTTAACGTTTGAGGTATTACATCGCGGACGCGTGCCGACTTATGATGTGATCTCTAGCAATATCGCCTCCCAAAGAGTGGCTTACCGAGTGGCATACTACCCGGCGTTCGTGACGGATTGGCGAGTTGATTTTAGGGATTTCGAGTCTAACTAA
- a CDS encoding GyrI-like domain-containing protein — MKIVELNGMNLVGIRVVCPGDQYVHEIPEASVVLKERLNEISGVVQPARLIGAFFVEDVTEEEDGYWVCVEVNDIREVPEGMVSVVVPKQKYAVQRHKGPNYEIRNTYDELHNWIKENKHERLLRSWHLEISDEWGHGDVNHIEVDLYDTIK; from the coding sequence ATGAAGATTGTCGAACTCAATGGAATGAATTTAGTAGGAATAAGAGTAGTATGCCCTGGCGACCAGTATGTCCATGAGATTCCAGAGGCTTCTGTCGTACTTAAGGAAAGGCTGAATGAGATATCTGGGGTTGTACAACCAGCAAGATTGATTGGGGCATTCTTCGTTGAGGATGTAACGGAAGAGGAGGATGGTTACTGGGTATGTGTTGAAGTGAATGACATAAGGGAAGTTCCAGAAGGTATGGTATCTGTAGTAGTTCCGAAACAAAAATATGCAGTCCAACGACATAAGGGACCTAATTATGAAATTAGAAATACATATGACGAGCTCCACAACTGGATAAAAGAAAATAAACATGAAAGATTGCTAAGATCCTGGCATCTGGAGATTTCAGATGAATGGGGACATGGGGATGTCAATCATATCGAAGTAGACTTGTATGACACCATTAAATAG
- a CDS encoding FusB/FusC family EF-G-binding protein has translation MSTTFIRNHQFNVIKKQSEFLLKTLRTVADRRVLETVRFSSVANIMDAFPSLTEDQKRMLGQVSTFEKAEDFERYLNDLEPYLESFPTITPKQIQKLFPKNKKLKLPDLTSIDFRYVTYLGWVDIASNRLFIVYPFEGRFIGIEGRITPTNKKGYCLFCNRHQELALFSVKTKPSGASADNLSAISHYVCLESQGCNHSITDTAALEKFILSASK, from the coding sequence ATGAGTACGACATTTATTAGAAACCACCAGTTTAACGTGATTAAAAAACAATCGGAATTCCTTCTGAAGACGCTGCGAACCGTTGCGGATCGACGCGTTCTGGAAACCGTCAGGTTCAGTTCTGTTGCCAACATCATGGATGCCTTTCCATCGCTGACCGAGGATCAGAAGCGGATGCTGGGCCAAGTCTCCACATTCGAGAAGGCCGAGGATTTCGAGCGATATCTGAACGACTTGGAACCTTACCTGGAGTCGTTTCCGACGATTACGCCAAAACAGATTCAGAAGTTATTTCCTAAAAATAAGAAATTGAAATTACCGGATCTGACCTCGATCGATTTTCGATACGTAACCTATTTGGGCTGGGTCGATATTGCCAGCAACAGGTTATTTATCGTATATCCGTTCGAAGGACGCTTCATCGGGATCGAGGGGAGAATCACCCCGACCAACAAGAAAGGGTACTGCCTCTTCTGCAATCGGCATCAAGAGCTCGCCTTGTTCTCGGTCAAGACCAAGCCGTCCGGTGCTTCGGCGGATAATCTGTCTGCCATAAGCCATTATGTTTGTCTGGAGAGCCAAGGCTGCAATCACAGCATTACCGACACGGCAGCTCTGGAGAAGTTCATTCTCTCCGCCAGCAAATAA
- a CDS encoding TetR/AcrR family transcriptional regulator, producing the protein MNHEQLVTSARRNRTKEHLKSAFIQLVKEKGYHAVTVKDIVDKAAYNRSTFYVHYQDKIELADDVLASKLQGLEESVGKPYIPGHKVYTANLSAPSFNIVAYIYEHRDFFELIKYEDTLPGLHTEFPQTIVKIYQERFIFETINQIPVNMDYFKRYTAYGFHGLILNWIRNDFRESQEDFIKEVIDLTRTHIYSVEYVNKADET; encoded by the coding sequence GTGAATCATGAACAACTCGTGACATCGGCACGAAGAAATCGGACGAAAGAACATTTGAAATCCGCCTTTATTCAACTTGTAAAAGAGAAGGGTTATCATGCTGTAACGGTGAAAGACATCGTGGATAAGGCTGCTTATAACCGCAGCACCTTCTACGTCCATTACCAGGACAAAATCGAATTAGCCGACGATGTGCTGGCTTCCAAACTCCAGGGCTTGGAAGAATCGGTGGGCAAGCCCTACATACCGGGACACAAAGTGTATACGGCGAACCTCAGTGCCCCGTCCTTTAATATCGTGGCCTACATCTACGAGCACCGCGATTTTTTTGAGCTGATCAAATACGAGGATACCTTGCCGGGATTGCATACGGAATTTCCTCAAACGATCGTAAAAATCTATCAGGAACGATTTATATTCGAAACGATTAACCAGATCCCGGTGAACATGGACTACTTCAAGCGGTACACCGCCTACGGCTTTCATGGGTTGATTCTGAACTGGATTCGAAACGATTTCAGGGAATCGCAGGAGGATTTCATAAAAGAGGTCATTGATCTAACGAGGACGCATATTTACTCGGTGGAGTATGTGAACAAAGCGGACGAAACCTAA
- a CDS encoding SDR family NAD(P)-dependent oxidoreductase: protein MGKLQNKVAVITGGASGIGAATARLFVEEGAKVVLVDLNEDKGKAFEAELKALHHEALFVKANITSEEEVAHIFKQATEAFGKVDVVFNNAGIGRVHSSHDLEYSEWRNTVNVDLDGVFLVAREAIREMLKAGGGTIVNTASMYGWVGSPGSAAYNAAKGGVINLTRSLALEYAEHNIRINALCPGFIDTPIIPEESKQALAAATPMKRLGQADEMAKAVLFMASDDSSFMTGNTLTVDGGYTAQ, encoded by the coding sequence ATGGGGAAATTACAAAACAAGGTTGCTGTAATTACCGGTGGTGCATCCGGCATCGGTGCGGCGACCGCGCGTCTTTTCGTTGAAGAAGGAGCCAAAGTGGTGCTTGTCGATCTCAATGAGGACAAAGGCAAGGCCTTTGAAGCCGAATTGAAGGCGCTTCATCATGAGGCGTTGTTCGTTAAAGCGAATATTACCAGCGAGGAAGAAGTAGCCCATATCTTTAAGCAAGCGACGGAAGCTTTTGGCAAAGTGGATGTTGTATTTAACAACGCTGGCATCGGGCGCGTTCATTCTTCGCATGATCTAGAGTACTCCGAGTGGCGAAACACCGTAAACGTGGACTTGGACGGCGTATTCCTGGTCGCCCGGGAAGCTATCCGTGAAATGTTAAAAGCAGGCGGAGGCACGATCGTTAATACCGCATCCATGTACGGTTGGGTCGGCTCGCCCGGTTCCGCGGCTTATAACGCCGCTAAAGGAGGAGTCATTAACTTGACGCGTTCCCTGGCACTGGAGTATGCCGAGCACAATATTCGGATCAATGCGCTGTGCCCGGGCTTTATCGACACACCGATCATTCCGGAGGAGAGCAAGCAAGCGCTGGCAGCGGCCACTCCGATGAAGCGTTTGGGACAAGCCGATGAAATGGCAAAGGCTGTTCTGTTCATGGCTTCGGATGACTCCTCGTTCATGACGGGGAATACCTTGACGGTTGACGGCGGATATACAGCCCAATAA
- a CDS encoding SDR family NAD(P)-dependent oxidoreductase: MSKFDGKVIVITGAAGGIGTAAAKKLAEQGAKLGLVDLNLEAVQQVISDLGLDDSRAIALQANVAKEEEVKAYVDATVEKFGKIDGFFNNAGIEGITANVEDYPTETFEMVFNVNVKGAFLGLKYVVPVMKKQGYGSIVNTSSGAGLIGSPGFVGYNSSKHAVIGMTKVVALEAAPFGVRVNAVAPGVINTRMMRQIEKNTVPEDAEGARKAFGAAVPLGRYGEAEEVANVAVFLLSDDASYVTQSIYTVDGGQINQ, translated from the coding sequence ATGAGCAAATTTGATGGAAAAGTGATCGTGATTACTGGCGCAGCAGGCGGGATCGGAACGGCAGCCGCCAAAAAACTGGCGGAACAGGGGGCCAAGCTTGGGCTGGTCGATTTGAACCTGGAAGCCGTCCAACAAGTGATTTCCGATTTGGGCCTGGACGATTCCAGAGCAATTGCGCTGCAGGCCAATGTCGCCAAAGAAGAGGAAGTCAAAGCGTATGTGGATGCAACGGTCGAGAAGTTCGGTAAAATCGACGGCTTTTTCAATAATGCGGGGATCGAAGGGATCACTGCCAATGTAGAGGACTATCCGACCGAAACCTTTGAAATGGTCTTCAATGTCAACGTCAAGGGTGCTTTCCTTGGACTGAAATACGTGGTTCCCGTCATGAAAAAGCAAGGTTACGGCAGCATCGTGAATACCTCCTCCGGCGCAGGCCTTATCGGTTCGCCCGGATTTGTCGGATACAATAGCTCCAAGCATGCCGTGATCGGCATGACGAAAGTGGTTGCATTAGAAGCTGCTCCGTTCGGCGTGAGAGTGAATGCCGTAGCGCCTGGAGTGATCAATACCCGCATGATGCGCCAAATCGAGAAAAATACGGTGCCTGAGGATGCCGAAGGTGCAAGAAAAGCATTCGGAGCCGCCGTTCCGCTCGGACGATACGGGGAAGCGGAAGAGGTAGCCAACGTAGCTGTTTTCTTGCTGTCCGATGATGCGTCCTATGTAACGCAATCCATTTATACCGTGGATGGCGGCCAAATCAACCAATAA
- a CDS encoding GyrI-like domain-containing protein: MTEISQVHMEDLWSVRRERLGNRWLIGVQNPLPQSYEDEQRLFATLRSRRDEIQHQTADPNTYMVIHDDGSKMTVALMVSRIGEIPEGMVSLNLPEEEYEVFRFEEKHICSFWQYFCETDHRSKYGVNAAKARFETFNDTLQPNGVTEIYYPKE; encoded by the coding sequence ATGACGGAGATCAGCCAAGTCCATATGGAAGATCTGTGGTCGGTTCGAAGAGAACGCTTAGGCAATCGATGGTTAATCGGCGTTCAGAATCCGCTTCCGCAATCCTATGAGGACGAACAGCGCTTGTTTGCAACCCTTAGATCCAGAAGAGACGAAATACAGCATCAAACTGCCGATCCGAATACGTACATGGTGATCCATGATGACGGATCGAAGATGACGGTAGCCTTGATGGTAAGTCGTATCGGGGAGATCCCGGAGGGCATGGTATCGTTGAATCTTCCGGAAGAGGAATACGAGGTTTTCCGGTTCGAGGAGAAACATATTTGTTCATTCTGGCAGTATTTCTGCGAAACCGATCATCGGAGCAAATATGGCGTCAATGCTGCCAAGGCAAGATTTGAAACCTTTAACGACACCTTGCAGCCGAATGGCGTGACGGAAATTTATTACCCGAAAGAATAG
- a CDS encoding ABC transporter permease yields MLKLIQLEWQKNNLSGYFKGLAICIAAIFAAVTLMALGSKGEHEPMSYADFISLSGVLIRITYIIFSSVILSRLVIDEYKSSMIQVLFTYPLQRKKIIQAKLSIVFGFCFFSIIITTFLIHLFTYFLNPMIGLFDASIPVAAMMAAVPATVLNAFMMAGISLIPLSFGMRKKSAPSTITSAVIIGFLINASVSDGGSSSSLFQFIAIPIVLCLLGLILGYLAFNKVDRTDVA; encoded by the coding sequence ATGCTTAAATTGATACAGCTGGAATGGCAGAAGAATAACCTGTCCGGATATTTCAAGGGATTAGCCATTTGCATTGCGGCTATTTTCGCCGCCGTTACGCTGATGGCGCTGGGTTCCAAAGGGGAACACGAGCCCATGAGTTATGCAGATTTCATATCGTTATCAGGTGTTTTGATTCGAATCACCTATATCATATTCTCAAGCGTTATTCTGTCCCGTTTAGTGATTGACGAATACAAGAGCAGCATGATCCAGGTGTTGTTCACCTACCCGCTGCAGCGAAAAAAAATTATTCAAGCCAAGTTATCGATTGTGTTTGGGTTCTGTTTTTTCAGCATCATCATAACAACGTTCCTGATCCATCTGTTTACGTACTTCTTGAATCCGATGATCGGTTTATTTGACGCGTCTATTCCTGTCGCTGCCATGATGGCCGCTGTTCCGGCCACGGTGCTAAACGCCTTTATGATGGCCGGCATCAGCCTCATTCCGTTATCGTTCGGCATGAGAAAAAAATCGGCGCCTTCCACGATTACTTCGGCTGTCATTATTGGATTCTTGATTAACGCATCGGTGTCCGACGGGGGAAGCTCGTCCAGCTTGTTCCAATTCATCGCCATCCCGATTGTTCTCTGCCTGCTTGGCCTGATCCTTGGCTATCTTGCTTTTAACAAAGTGGATCGAACCGATGTAGCTTAA